The Thermosynechococcus sp. genome has a segment encoding these proteins:
- a CDS encoding fructosamine kinase family protein, with product MSRWQQLWEQFAAATGRRLHGGKAVAVGGGSINTTYVWQHPEQTLFVKFNRPERQAMFAAEANALRAIAKVQAIRVPLPLLWGVVEDASFLVLEYLPLTNAGDWWQMGVELAQLHLQGSGDRYGWSENNTIGATPQMNPWSEDWGTFFRDARLRYQFDLAQRRGGYFPKAEQLLAVIPELLNHEPTPTLVHGDLWSGNVAFCPTGEPVIFDPASYYGDREVDLAMSELFGGFPAAFYEGYNATYPLTAGYAQRKTIYNLYHILNHFNLFGGSYAAQAQSMIEQIL from the coding sequence GTGAGTCGCTGGCAACAGTTGTGGGAGCAATTTGCCGCAGCGACGGGTCGGCGGCTCCATGGGGGTAAAGCCGTTGCGGTGGGGGGCGGCAGTATCAACACCACCTATGTGTGGCAACATCCGGAGCAAACCCTCTTTGTTAAATTTAATCGCCCCGAACGGCAGGCTATGTTTGCTGCCGAAGCCAATGCCCTAAGGGCGATCGCCAAGGTTCAAGCGATTCGCGTTCCCCTTCCCCTGCTCTGGGGAGTGGTTGAGGACGCCAGTTTTTTAGTTTTGGAATACTTGCCCCTCACCAATGCTGGGGATTGGTGGCAGATGGGGGTAGAGCTGGCACAGTTGCACCTCCAGGGCAGTGGCGATCGCTACGGCTGGTCAGAAAATAACACCATTGGTGCTACCCCTCAAATGAACCCTTGGTCAGAGGATTGGGGCACCTTTTTCCGCGATGCGCGGCTGCGTTATCAGTTTGATCTGGCGCAGCGCCGGGGTGGATACTTTCCCAAGGCGGAGCAGCTCCTCGCAGTGATTCCAGAACTCCTAAACCATGAGCCAACCCCTACTTTGGTGCATGGCGATCTTTGGTCGGGCAATGTTGCCTTTTGTCCCACGGGGGAACCAGTGATTTTTGACCCCGCCAGTTATTATGGCGATCGCGAAGTAGATTTGGCCATGAGTGAACTTTTTGGTGGCTTTCCGGCTGCCTTTTATGAGGGCTATAACGCCACCTATCCCCTAACAGCGGGCTATGCGCAACGGAAAACCATCTACAACCTGTACCACATCCTTAATCACTTTAACCTCTTCGGCGGTAGTTATGCTGCCCAAGCCCAGTCCATGATTGAGCAGATCCTCTAA
- a CDS encoding Calvin cycle protein CP12, producing the protein MSNLEKQIEQAREEAHKICDTEGATSGQCAAAWDALEELQAEAAHQRAEQQDHKTSFQQYCDDNPDAAECRIYDD; encoded by the coding sequence ATGAGTAATCTCGAGAAACAAATCGAACAAGCCCGCGAGGAAGCCCACAAAATCTGTGACACCGAAGGGGCAACCTCTGGACAGTGTGCCGCCGCTTGGGATGCCCTAGAGGAACTGCAAGCGGAAGCTGCCCACCAACGCGCTGAGCAGCAAGATCACAAAACCTCCTTCCAGCAGTACTGTGATGACAACCCGGATGCTGCTGAGTGCCGCATTTACGACGACTAA